One window of the Chitinophaga niabensis genome contains the following:
- a CDS encoding S46 family peptidase, translating to MRQLIGKYLLLPVLFFTHLSAHATEGMWLPQLLNRLNEKEMKGMGMKISAADIYSLNKGSLKDAIVSFGGFCTGEIISSQGLLLTNHHCGYDAIQKHTTLQNNYLDNGFWARNKQEELPNPGLTATFIVRIEDITQQALQGVTGKLSERERQSAIDKNLNTIRTNAKKESYQDLVIKPFFDGNQYFLFVTETYKDVRLVGAPPSSIGKFGADTDNWVWPRHTGDFSIFRIYAGKDNLPAAYAKDNVPLKPKHFLPISLDGIASNDFTMVFGFPGRTNEYLPSEAMKLTVEGQDPARVQMRDAALKVIDGFMRKDEQIKIQYAAKYASTANAWKKWIGEMQGVRQTGGIQRKLQQEARFQQLVQANPAFRATYGGLLDSLNNLYKEGAPATIARDYYTELLRSTELLGFANGVISLLQETRLKGEENYAQLRQQFLDKVKPQYQNYNNNVDREVAVALLDIYFKEVPSNKIGGEAYQIWMETNKDGRTTANKIYDQSALTAYNKLETFLNKPFKNVSEEVWKDPATRLLIGLRNGYIDFINKPYDALQPEINRLQRQYMQAQMEVLKDKRFYPDANSTLRITYGKVNGYDPRDAVTYDIATTLDGVMEKYKPGDYEFDVPEKLRDLYAKKDYGQYGANGKMPVCFIASNHTTGGNSGSPALDAYGNLIGLNFDRTWEGTMSDINYDATICRNIMVDIRYVLFIVDKFAGAKHLIEELKLVHPKKGSVPLKKAS from the coding sequence ATGAGGCAACTTATAGGGAAGTACCTGTTGTTACCGGTATTGTTCTTTACACATCTTTCTGCACATGCCACGGAAGGTATGTGGTTACCCCAACTGCTTAACAGGCTGAATGAAAAGGAGATGAAGGGAATGGGCATGAAGATCAGCGCAGCTGATATATACAGCCTGAACAAAGGCAGCCTGAAAGATGCCATCGTAAGTTTCGGTGGTTTTTGTACCGGTGAGATCATTTCTTCCCAGGGCCTCCTTTTAACTAACCACCACTGTGGTTATGATGCCATCCAAAAACATACTACCCTGCAGAATAATTACCTGGACAATGGTTTCTGGGCACGTAATAAACAGGAAGAACTGCCTAATCCCGGGTTAACCGCTACTTTTATTGTAAGGATAGAAGATATTACGCAGCAGGCTTTGCAGGGCGTAACCGGAAAACTGAGCGAAAGGGAAAGACAATCTGCGATAGACAAAAACCTCAACACCATCCGCACAAATGCAAAAAAGGAAAGTTACCAGGACCTGGTGATCAAACCTTTCTTTGATGGCAACCAATATTTCCTTTTTGTAACAGAAACCTATAAAGATGTACGCCTGGTAGGTGCACCGCCTTCTTCCATCGGTAAGTTCGGCGCGGATACGGATAACTGGGTGTGGCCACGCCATACAGGAGATTTCTCGATCTTCAGGATCTATGCCGGTAAAGACAATCTGCCCGCAGCATATGCAAAAGATAATGTACCCCTGAAACCCAAACACTTCCTGCCTATTTCGCTGGACGGTATTGCTTCCAACGATTTCACCATGGTATTTGGTTTCCCCGGCCGTACAAATGAATACCTGCCCTCAGAAGCCATGAAGCTCACGGTGGAAGGTCAGGACCCTGCACGCGTACAAATGCGCGATGCAGCATTGAAAGTGATAGATGGTTTTATGCGGAAGGATGAACAGATCAAAATTCAATACGCCGCAAAATATGCCAGCACAGCCAATGCCTGGAAAAAATGGATAGGAGAGATGCAGGGTGTACGCCAGACTGGTGGCATTCAACGTAAACTGCAACAGGAAGCCCGCTTTCAGCAACTGGTGCAGGCCAATCCTGCTTTCCGCGCAACCTATGGCGGATTGCTGGATTCCCTCAATAATCTCTATAAAGAAGGAGCACCTGCTACTATCGCACGTGATTACTACACGGAACTGTTGCGTAGTACTGAGCTGCTGGGTTTCGCCAATGGCGTGATCTCCCTGTTACAGGAAACCAGGCTGAAAGGCGAAGAGAACTATGCACAACTCCGGCAGCAATTCCTGGATAAAGTAAAACCGCAATACCAGAACTATAATAATAATGTGGACCGTGAAGTGGCGGTAGCATTGCTGGATATCTATTTCAAGGAAGTGCCTTCCAATAAAATAGGAGGAGAAGCCTACCAGATATGGATGGAAACAAACAAAGACGGGAGGACCACGGCCAACAAAATATATGATCAATCCGCCTTAACCGCTTATAATAAGCTGGAAACCTTCCTGAATAAACCTTTCAAGAATGTTTCCGAAGAGGTGTGGAAAGATCCTGCTACCCGCCTGCTGATAGGTTTAAGGAATGGATATATCGATTTCATCAACAAACCTTATGATGCCCTGCAGCCTGAAATAAACCGTTTGCAACGCCAATACATGCAGGCACAGATGGAGGTGCTGAAAGACAAACGTTTTTACCCGGATGCCAATAGCACACTCCGTATCACTTACGGAAAAGTGAACGGATATGATCCCCGCGATGCTGTGACCTATGATATTGCCACCACACTGGATGGCGTGATGGAGAAATACAAACCCGGTGATTATGAATTTGATGTACCGGAAAAACTGCGGGACTTATACGCAAAGAAAGATTACGGGCAATACGGAGCAAACGGTAAAATGCCGGTATGTTTTATTGCCTCCAATCATACTACCGGCGGTAATTCCGGCAGTCCTGCATTGGATGCATATGGCAATCTCATCGGTCTTAATTTCGATCGTACCTGGGAAGGTACCATGAGCGATATTAACTATGATGCCACCATCTGCCGGAACATTATGGTGGATATCCGGTATGTATTATTCATCGTGGATAAATTTGCAGGTGCTAAACATCTTATTGAAGAATTGAAACTGGTGCATCCGAAGAAGGGAAGTGTACCCTTGAAAAAAGCCTCTTAA
- the lpdA gene encoding dihydrolipoyl dehydrogenase: MAYDVIVIGSGPGGYVAAIRASQLGLKTAVVERESLGGICLNWGCIPTKALLKSAQVAEYIQHSKDYGITVGDSSVDFGAVIKRSRGAADKMSKGVQFLMKKNKIDVLMGNGKLKAKGQVEVTDKDGKVAVHEAKHVLLATGARSRELPNLKIDGKTVIGYREAMNLPKQPKSMIVVGSGAIGVEFAYFYHSLGTKVTIVEFMPRIVPVEDEDISKELEKIYKKKGIEIMTNASVEAVEKKGDGVKAKVKTATGEVFLEADVVLSAIGITANIENLGLEALGVKTDKGKVVVDAYYQTNVPGIYAFGDMVPGQALAHVASKEGIVCVEAIAYNEKKYAHKPTPINYNNVPGCTFCAPEIASVGYTEKQAKEAGYEVKVGKFPFTASGKAVGAGATEGFVKVIFDAKYGEWLGTHMIGANVTEAIEQTVTARTLETTWQEVLNSIHPHPTMSESVKDAIEVAYGEAIHL; this comes from the coding sequence ATGGCATACGACGTAATCGTAATTGGTAGTGGCCCCGGTGGATACGTGGCAGCTATCCGGGCATCTCAACTGGGATTGAAAACAGCCGTGGTAGAGAGAGAGAGTTTAGGCGGGATCTGTTTAAACTGGGGTTGTATCCCTACTAAGGCATTGTTGAAGTCCGCACAGGTAGCAGAGTATATCCAGCATTCCAAGGATTACGGTATCACTGTGGGAGATTCTTCAGTAGATTTTGGCGCGGTGATCAAACGCAGCCGCGGTGCAGCTGATAAAATGAGCAAAGGCGTTCAGTTCCTCATGAAGAAGAACAAGATTGACGTGCTCATGGGCAATGGCAAACTGAAAGCAAAAGGCCAGGTAGAAGTGACTGATAAAGACGGAAAAGTAGCTGTACATGAAGCAAAACATGTGCTGCTGGCAACCGGCGCACGTTCCCGCGAACTGCCGAACCTGAAGATCGATGGTAAAACCGTTATCGGATACCGTGAAGCCATGAACCTGCCAAAACAACCCAAGAGCATGATCGTAGTAGGTTCAGGCGCTATCGGCGTTGAATTTGCTTACTTCTATCATTCCCTGGGCACAAAAGTGACCATCGTTGAGTTCATGCCGCGTATTGTACCGGTAGAAGATGAAGATATCTCCAAAGAACTGGAAAAGATCTACAAGAAGAAAGGTATTGAGATCATGACCAACGCTAGCGTAGAAGCAGTGGAAAAGAAAGGCGATGGCGTGAAAGCGAAAGTAAAGACCGCCACCGGCGAAGTTTTCCTGGAAGCAGATGTAGTACTGAGTGCTATCGGTATCACCGCTAATATTGAAAACCTTGGCCTGGAAGCTTTAGGCGTAAAAACAGATAAAGGCAAAGTAGTGGTGGATGCTTACTACCAAACCAATGTTCCGGGCATTTATGCATTTGGAGACATGGTTCCCGGCCAGGCACTTGCACACGTTGCCTCCAAAGAAGGTATCGTTTGCGTGGAAGCCATCGCTTACAACGAAAAGAAATACGCACATAAACCTACTCCGATCAATTACAATAACGTACCGGGTTGTACTTTCTGTGCACCTGAGATCGCATCTGTAGGTTACACTGAAAAACAGGCTAAAGAAGCCGGTTATGAAGTGAAAGTGGGTAAGTTCCCATTCACGGCTTCAGGTAAAGCAGTAGGCGCAGGCGCAACAGAAGGTTTCGTAAAAGTGATCTTTGATGCTAAATACGGCGAATGGTTGGGTACACATATGATTGGCGCTAACGTAACAGAAGCGATCGAACAAACTGTAACAGCACGTACGCTGGAAACTACCTGGCAGGAAGTACTGAATAGTATTCACCCGCACCCAACCATGAGCGAATCTGTGAAGGATGCCATTGAAGTGGCTTATGGCGAAGCAATTCACCTGTAA
- a CDS encoding LolA family protein, translating into MMKKKTVLMGMVMFGMAFSTMAQTKTPVGSLGQNDPKAKAVLDNVSKKFKSLKSVIANFILKVEGANNSVTDSKKGAVYVKGPKYKVIMGEQEIISDNKTSWTYAKDVNEVTINNVDQSNTSMTPAKIFTNFYDKDFLYRLTGESTEKGKVLQNIELTPTDKSKTFFKVLVDVDKKNSTLARMKVFEKNGNKYTYEISSFQPNGAVSDDLFTFDAKKYPGVEVVDLR; encoded by the coding sequence ATGATGAAGAAGAAAACGGTATTGATGGGCATGGTCATGTTCGGAATGGCATTCAGCACCATGGCGCAAACCAAAACTCCTGTAGGCTCCCTGGGTCAGAATGATCCAAAGGCTAAAGCAGTACTGGATAATGTGAGCAAGAAATTCAAATCGCTGAAATCAGTTATCGCCAATTTTATCCTGAAAGTAGAAGGTGCCAATAACAGCGTAACAGACTCCAAGAAGGGTGCTGTATACGTAAAAGGGCCTAAATATAAAGTGATCATGGGAGAACAGGAGATCATCAGCGACAATAAAACCTCCTGGACGTATGCCAAAGATGTGAATGAAGTGACCATTAACAATGTGGATCAAAGCAATACCAGTATGACGCCTGCCAAGATCTTCACCAATTTCTACGATAAGGATTTCCTGTACCGCCTCACCGGCGAAAGCACAGAGAAAGGCAAGGTGTTGCAGAATATTGAACTCACACCTACAGATAAGTCTAAAACCTTCTTTAAAGTGCTGGTGGATGTAGATAAAAAGAACTCTACCCTGGCCCGTATGAAGGTATTTGAGAAAAATGGCAATAAATACACCTACGAGATCAGCAGCTTCCAGCCCAATGGCGCAGTGAGCGATGATCTGTTCACTTTCGATGCCAAAAAGTACCCTGGCGTGGAAGTAGTAGACCTCCGATAG
- a CDS encoding FtsK/SpoIIIE family DNA translocase produces the protein MAGNTLKSEKKEPKKKKEQPPNPDVLKPDKEPEVKVKELVKDERTHKVLGAVFLLLALYCFIAFTSYLFTWEEDQDKVFRYSSQVLFMHEIEVDNLLGRLGAFTSHWFFFKGFGIASYLFCYFFFIIGINFIVGRRVFRIWRNVKYILFGLLFISMTMAFLSGNAAFPWGGALGDSLNKWTSGFLGKTGAGLLLVLAGLSWVIWKFNVDFKWPERKPKPVKEAFAGFGEPEEEEELLPVKAVEEKKKNTYKGGESLVTLVPVEEEEEFEQELQLIEKEDPNAAYMPPPVVVPEPPAAVVPEVPEQEAKIFIQEELPVTPPPARKKNDTAEVAFEIKPVFEDPDEETIEELEPVREPVLADPYEPTLDLRDYKYPTLDLLDNHGSDKIVQDASELELNKNQIIDTLKNYDISIQKISATVGPTVTLYEIVPAAGVRISRIKNLEDDIALSLSALGIRIIAPIPGRGTIGIEVPNVKKTIVSLRNMLASDKFLHSQMDLPIAIGKKIDNENFIADLAKMPHLLMAGATGQGKSVGINTLLVSLLFKKHPSQLKFVLIDPKKVELSLYKLIEKHFLAKLPGEEDAIITDTKKVVHTLNALCIEMDLRYDLLKEAGTRNIREYNKKFTERRLNPLKGHRFLPFIVLVIDEFADLIMTAGKEVEMPIARLAQLARAIGIHLIIATQRPSVNIITGTIKANFPARIAFKVSSKIDSRTILDIGGSEQLIGQGDMLISFNGELVRLQCAFVDTPEVERVVEFIGEQRGYPEAFMLPEYVDEKEMEGKDFSLADRDPLFDEAARVIVQNQQGSTSLLQRRMKLGYNRAGRLMDQLEAAGIVGPNLGSKAREVNVKTEADLEEILGSM, from the coding sequence ATGGCAGGAAACACACTGAAATCAGAAAAGAAAGAACCTAAAAAGAAGAAAGAGCAGCCACCAAATCCTGATGTACTGAAGCCCGATAAGGAGCCGGAAGTAAAAGTGAAGGAACTGGTGAAGGACGAGCGCACCCATAAAGTGCTTGGCGCTGTATTTCTTTTGTTAGCCCTCTATTGCTTTATTGCGTTCACTTCTTATTTATTTACCTGGGAAGAAGACCAGGATAAGGTTTTTCGTTACTCCTCCCAGGTGCTTTTCATGCATGAGATAGAGGTGGATAACCTCCTGGGCCGTTTAGGCGCTTTTACCTCCCATTGGTTCTTTTTCAAAGGTTTTGGTATTGCCTCTTACCTGTTCTGTTATTTCTTTTTCATTATTGGTATCAATTTCATTGTAGGCCGCCGCGTTTTCCGCATCTGGCGCAATGTAAAATATATCCTGTTCGGATTGCTGTTCATCAGTATGACCATGGCTTTCCTATCCGGCAACGCCGCTTTCCCCTGGGGAGGTGCTTTGGGAGATAGCCTGAATAAATGGACCAGCGGGTTCCTGGGTAAAACCGGGGCCGGATTATTACTGGTACTGGCGGGTCTGAGCTGGGTGATCTGGAAGTTCAATGTGGATTTCAAATGGCCGGAACGCAAACCTAAACCTGTAAAAGAAGCTTTTGCAGGATTCGGGGAACCGGAGGAAGAGGAAGAACTGCTGCCCGTAAAGGCCGTTGAAGAAAAGAAGAAGAATACCTATAAAGGAGGCGAAAGCCTGGTAACACTGGTGCCGGTGGAGGAAGAAGAAGAGTTTGAGCAGGAATTGCAATTGATAGAAAAAGAAGATCCGAATGCTGCTTATATGCCACCGCCGGTTGTTGTACCTGAACCTCCTGCTGCCGTAGTACCGGAAGTACCGGAGCAGGAAGCAAAGATCTTTATACAGGAAGAATTACCTGTTACACCACCACCCGCCCGTAAAAAGAACGACACGGCAGAAGTTGCCTTTGAGATAAAACCTGTTTTTGAGGATCCTGATGAAGAAACGATTGAAGAGCTGGAACCTGTAAGAGAGCCTGTGCTGGCTGATCCTTATGAACCTACGCTGGACCTCCGGGATTATAAATATCCCACGCTGGACCTGCTGGATAACCACGGCTCTGATAAGATCGTACAGGATGCTTCCGAACTGGAGCTGAACAAGAACCAGATCATCGATACCCTCAAGAACTACGATATTTCCATCCAGAAGATCAGTGCTACCGTTGGGCCTACCGTTACGCTTTACGAAATAGTACCTGCTGCAGGTGTGCGGATCTCCCGGATCAAAAACCTGGAGGATGATATTGCACTCAGTCTCTCTGCATTGGGTATCCGGATCATTGCGCCTATTCCGGGAAGAGGTACTATCGGTATTGAGGTGCCGAATGTGAAAAAAACCATCGTTTCCCTGCGAAACATGCTGGCCTCCGATAAATTCCTGCATAGCCAGATGGACCTTCCCATTGCTATTGGTAAAAAGATCGATAACGAGAACTTTATAGCGGACCTGGCCAAGATGCCCCACCTTTTGATGGCGGGAGCTACCGGTCAGGGTAAATCTGTAGGTATTAATACCCTACTTGTATCACTGTTGTTCAAGAAACATCCTTCCCAACTGAAGTTTGTGTTGATAGATCCCAAGAAAGTGGAACTCTCGCTGTACAAGCTCATTGAAAAACACTTCCTGGCCAAACTGCCGGGAGAAGAGGATGCCATTATCACAGACACTAAGAAAGTGGTGCATACCCTCAATGCCCTGTGTATTGAAATGGACCTGCGCTACGATCTGCTGAAAGAAGCAGGCACCCGTAATATCCGCGAATACAACAAGAAGTTCACGGAACGCCGCCTGAACCCATTAAAGGGGCACCGTTTCCTGCCATTCATTGTATTGGTGATAGATGAATTTGCGGACCTGATCATGACGGCCGGTAAAGAAGTGGAAATGCCCATTGCGCGGCTGGCACAGCTGGCACGGGCCATTGGTATTCACCTGATCATTGCCACGCAGCGTCCTTCTGTTAATATCATTACCGGTACAATTAAAGCCAACTTCCCCGCACGGATTGCCTTTAAAGTGTCGTCTAAGATAGACTCCCGTACCATCCTCGATATTGGCGGTTCCGAACAGCTGATAGGGCAGGGGGACATGCTGATCTCTTTCAACGGAGAGCTGGTGCGCCTGCAGTGTGCTTTTGTGGATACACCGGAAGTAGAACGCGTAGTGGAATTTATCGGGGAGCAGAGAGGATATCCGGAAGCTTTCATGTTGCCGGAATATGTGGATGAAAAGGAAATGGAAGGGAAGGATTTCAGCCTGGCAGACCGCGATCCGCTGTTTGATGAGGCTGCCCGTGTGATTGTTCAGAACCAGCAGGGATCCACTTCATTGCTGCAAAGAAGGATGAAACTGGGCTACAACCGTGCCGGAAGGCTGATGGACCAGCTGGAAGCAGCAGGGATCGTAGGGCCTAACCTGGGAAGTAAAGCGCGTGAGGTGAATGTTAAAACGGAGGCCGATCTGGAGGAGATCCTCGGCAGTATGTGA
- a CDS encoding M57 family metalloprotease → MKKQTRSILLCLFMMTGIVISSCQKEATKAEPPPSEIPQQVQDLIKSRGFSTENVRNYNGGYLIEGDIFLDAETLAAETSTPNLRIAEVEQYRTNNLVRNLPRVIKIKVVNLGNAFIQGTDLAISRYNALGLSLTFQRVTSGSANITIRGFYEGPSGGFITLGYAGFPTSGGNPYNSISMNTHPQAYGANPNVDYVGSVIQHELGHCIGFRHTDYMNRAYSCGSSGAGNEGAGSIGAVHIPGTPTGPDAGSWMLACSNGGNRTFNTNDKVALNYLY, encoded by the coding sequence ATGAAAAAGCAAACAAGATCTATCCTGTTATGCCTGTTCATGATGACAGGTATCGTTATTTCTTCTTGTCAGAAAGAAGCCACCAAAGCAGAACCCCCACCATCTGAAATTCCCCAGCAGGTGCAGGACCTTATCAAATCAAGAGGTTTCAGTACAGAGAATGTACGCAATTACAACGGCGGTTATCTTATTGAAGGAGACATCTTCCTGGATGCGGAAACCCTCGCTGCTGAAACGTCCACACCTAACCTGCGCATTGCAGAAGTTGAACAGTACCGCACCAATAACCTGGTGAGGAATCTGCCCCGCGTGATCAAAATTAAAGTAGTGAACCTGGGTAATGCCTTTATCCAGGGTACTGATCTGGCTATTTCGCGTTACAATGCATTGGGATTATCCCTCACTTTCCAACGCGTTACCAGCGGCAGCGCTAACATTACTATCAGGGGATTTTATGAAGGTCCCAGTGGAGGATTTATTACACTGGGGTACGCAGGTTTTCCCACCAGTGGAGGAAACCCCTACAACAGTATTAGCATGAACACGCACCCGCAGGCTTATGGCGCTAATCCAAATGTGGATTATGTTGGTTCGGTGATCCAGCATGAACTGGGGCATTGTATCGGCTTCCGCCATACAGACTACATGAACCGCGCTTATAGCTGCGGCAGCAGTGGTGCCGGTAATGAAGGTGCCGGCAGCATTGGGGCTGTACACATTCCCGGAACACCAACCGGCCCTGATGCAGGCTCCTGGATGCTGGCCTGCTCCAATGGCGGCAACCGTACCTTCAACACAAACGACAAGGTGGCGCTGAATTACCTCTATTAA
- a CDS encoding S8 family peptidase, whose amino-acid sequence MCFLLTLCIWAAIAPSATIAQSRRFVIPSEDTSYQRGASSFYVVKFSAFPGEALLHRLQLIRSINALEHIVKQLPADTTVKVWRANNNWKASDALLNKLETLREKDSISLIVQPYTSVTIAKKDWETFIAQPSVRYADIPRSPRTEIMINTANATLNTIATLQQRIPALQGEGMRLSLKETLYDTLDIDLLQRYVPTSLAATATAPHATIMATLIAGAGNSAPSGTGVAKKAHIASSDFKNLFPDAVSYFSQYNISLQNHSYGVGIENNYGLEAAAYDEQIYDTDTLLHVFSSGNIGVQTSNAGLYNGIAGFANLSGTFKQAKNLLVTGGTDGDNNVPAASSKGPAFDGRVKPELVAYGEDGTSGAAALVSGVSLLLQEQYKHTFQHMPPASLLKAILINSADDIDHPGVDHNSGFGALNAWQAVNTITQQRFTAARVTNGTEYTQTLNISEATHALKVTMCYTDPPAAVNSARALINDLDLWVTDAAGNRYEPWILSTAPHLDSLRKNARTGRDSLNNVEQVSVPLPAAGIYTIHVKGYNITTATQKFHLAWQLTPLLSFDWEPPVSERLQWKTNITGKGNISYSLNNGISWQPVATDAIVESGRFNWVAPDIFGTVLFKMETTSQTFISDPFLLAPPLTLQAGFDCTDSALIYWNKIPGAATYRVYALNGPYMTLYRETSDTLIVLSKAAISAHHFAVSAVNGTEGPRSAAIDYTRQALQCYILSFTADLTDDKRVQLQLQLGSTYKLKRITWERGNDGIAESIITNSKSYTQIDASPIQGIVYYRAKLETTDGRLMYSDVVPVQVLTNSRYLLFPNPATNAVNILSRDLGQRTLSIIDLNGRIVKQTVLVNLLQDVPLRELSAGNYWCVIHEAGKKVFSAKFIKL is encoded by the coding sequence TTGTGTTTTTTATTAACCCTCTGCATATGGGCTGCCATCGCTCCGTCTGCCACCATCGCTCAATCCCGGCGGTTTGTTATTCCTTCTGAAGATACCTCTTACCAACGCGGAGCCAGTTCATTTTATGTTGTAAAATTTTCTGCATTTCCCGGCGAAGCACTTTTGCATCGATTGCAATTAATTCGTTCTATCAATGCACTGGAGCATATTGTAAAACAACTGCCTGCAGATACTACGGTTAAAGTATGGCGGGCTAACAATAACTGGAAAGCATCTGATGCTTTGTTAAATAAACTGGAAACCCTGCGTGAAAAAGATAGTATCTCGTTAATTGTGCAACCTTATACATCTGTTACAATAGCGAAGAAAGACTGGGAAACATTCATCGCGCAACCCTCTGTCAGATATGCAGACATTCCGCGTTCGCCCAGAACGGAGATCATGATCAATACGGCCAATGCAACATTAAACACCATCGCTACCCTGCAGCAACGCATACCTGCTTTACAGGGAGAAGGCATGCGGCTATCGCTTAAAGAAACATTATACGATACACTGGATATAGATCTGTTGCAACGTTACGTGCCCACTTCCTTAGCCGCCACTGCTACAGCCCCACATGCAACGATCATGGCCACACTCATTGCCGGTGCAGGGAATTCTGCCCCTTCAGGCACAGGTGTTGCAAAGAAAGCGCATATCGCCTCTTCGGATTTCAAAAATCTCTTCCCGGATGCAGTCTCTTATTTTTCACAATACAATATCTCGCTGCAGAATCATTCCTATGGTGTGGGCATTGAAAATAACTATGGCCTGGAAGCAGCAGCCTATGATGAACAGATCTACGATACTGATACCTTACTGCATGTTTTCTCTTCCGGCAACATTGGTGTACAAACATCCAACGCAGGGCTTTACAATGGCATAGCAGGTTTTGCGAACCTCTCCGGCACTTTCAAACAGGCCAAAAACCTTTTGGTAACAGGTGGTACGGATGGAGATAACAATGTACCGGCCGCCAGTTCCAAAGGGCCTGCTTTTGATGGAAGGGTGAAACCAGAACTGGTAGCTTATGGAGAAGATGGAACGTCTGGTGCTGCAGCACTTGTTTCCGGCGTTAGTCTTTTGTTGCAGGAACAGTACAAACATACTTTCCAACACATGCCGCCTGCATCATTATTAAAAGCCATACTGATCAACAGTGCCGATGATATTGACCACCCCGGCGTGGATCATAACAGCGGATTCGGCGCGCTGAATGCCTGGCAGGCCGTAAACACCATCACACAACAAAGATTTACAGCAGCCCGGGTTACTAACGGCACAGAATACACGCAAACACTGAATATATCCGAAGCAACGCATGCCCTGAAGGTCACCATGTGTTATACAGACCCTCCTGCCGCTGTGAATAGCGCGCGGGCTTTGATCAATGATCTGGACCTCTGGGTAACAGATGCTGCAGGAAACCGTTATGAACCCTGGATACTGAGTACAGCCCCTCACCTGGATTCCCTGCGTAAAAATGCACGTACAGGAAGGGATAGTTTGAACAATGTGGAACAGGTATCTGTACCTTTACCCGCTGCCGGTATTTACACGATCCATGTTAAAGGATACAATATCACAACCGCCACCCAAAAATTCCACCTCGCCTGGCAACTGACACCACTGTTATCCTTCGATTGGGAGCCGCCTGTATCAGAACGGCTCCAATGGAAAACAAACATCACCGGAAAAGGAAATATCTCTTATAGCCTGAACAACGGTATCAGCTGGCAACCAGTAGCAACAGATGCTATTGTGGAAAGCGGGCGTTTCAACTGGGTAGCGCCTGACATCTTCGGTACCGTTTTATTTAAAATGGAAACGACCTCACAAACATTCATCAGTGATCCCTTCCTGCTTGCTCCTCCCCTTACTTTACAGGCGGGTTTCGATTGCACGGATTCTGCGCTTATATACTGGAATAAGATTCCCGGCGCAGCTACTTACAGGGTATATGCATTGAACGGGCCGTATATGACCTTATATCGCGAAACAAGCGATACTTTGATAGTGCTCTCCAAAGCTGCTATCAGTGCCCATCATTTTGCAGTAAGTGCCGTGAATGGAACAGAAGGTCCCCGTAGTGCCGCCATAGATTATACCAGGCAGGCCCTGCAATGTTACATCCTTTCATTTACGGCAGACCTTACGGATGACAAACGCGTACAGTTACAATTGCAATTGGGTAGTACCTACAAACTTAAGCGCATCACCTGGGAAAGGGGAAATGATGGCATCGCTGAAAGTATCATCACCAACAGCAAAAGCTATACACAAATAGATGCATCCCCCATACAAGGCATTGTGTATTACCGGGCAAAACTGGAAACCACAGATGGCCGGCTGATGTATTCTGATGTGGTGCCGGTGCAGGTGCTGACAAACAGCAGGTACCTGTTATTCCCTAACCCTGCAACGAATGCAGTGAATATACTCAGTCGTGACCTGGGGCAGCGAACGCTCAGCATTATTGATCTTAATGGCCGGATAGTGAAACAAACGGTACTGGTGAACTTATTGCAGGATGTTCCGCTGAGGGAGCTTTCCGCAGGGAATTACTGGTGTGTGATCCATGAGGCAGGAAAGAAAGTGTTCAGTGCAAAGTTCATTAAGCTATAA